AGTGCTTTTTTTATACCTGGGAAAGGGTGACAGGTTTTGATCGCACTGGTCAGTGCCACACTTAGCTGGAGCATATCAGCCTGACTTACAGTATAAGGGTGAATTCTGCTAAGAAGATTCTGGTAGAAACTTCCTTCGAACATCTCCAGCAGAAAAACTTCGCTGGCAAGGTCGGCGAAGCCTGCATTATCCAGATATTCATTGAATACCTGATAAAATGCCTGCCAAGAGTCCGCAATTACGCCATCCATATCAAACAGAATCACTTTTTCTGACATCATTGGCTCCGTTTCTGGTTCATACGGCGATTCAGCATTTCGACCATCAGTGAGAAAGCCATGGCAAAGTAGATATACCCCTTGGGTATGTGGAAGTCCATGCCTTCTGCCATCAGTGAAACACCGATCAGAATAAGGAAGCTGAGTGCCAGCATCTTGAATGTCGGATTATTGCTGACAAACCGGCCTATCGGCCCGGCAGCAAACATCATAACACCAACTGCGATCATAATGGCTGCGACCATCACCCAGACATCATCTGCCAGCCCGACAGCAGTGATGACGGAGTCCAGTGAGAAAACGATATCCAGCAGTGCAATCTGGATCAGGGTGAAGAAAAAACCACGCTTCAACAGCGAGGGGGTTGCTTCTTCCTCAGGTTCAAAGCAGTTGTGTATCTCATGGGTGGATTTTGCCAGCAGAAACAGCCCGCCACCAAACAGAATAATATCCCTTCCTGAAACGTCGTGCCCAAAAACGGTAAACCAAGAGGCTGTTAATCCCATAATCCAGGCAATGGACAACAACAGTGCGATGCGGGTCATCATCGCCAGCAGTAATCCGATATAGCGTGCACGGGCTTGCTGTTTTTTCGGTAACCGGTCAACCACAATCGTAATGAAAATGATATTGTCGATACCAAGAATAATTTCAAGCAAAGCCAGAGTTGCCAGGGCAATCCAGGGTTCGGGCGTTAGCAGCATTTCCAGAGTGGGCAGAGAAAAAACAGAGTCCATTATGGGCCCTTTGCATCATTGACGGTTGTGTTTTTTTATATCGGCTTGCTCCATTTTAGACGTTAATTGATTAAATGCCGGACAAGAAAAAGCCGGTGATTCTTTATGTAAAAATCACCGGCTTCATAGGGGGAGTGAGCTGCGTTTAGAGGTCGGTATCAGCGTCTTTCAAGTGGGACAAAGTCCCTGGACGTTGCTCCGGTATAGAGTTGGCGCGGGCGACCAATGCGGTAATCACCACTGATCATTTCATGCCAGTGTGCAATCCAGCCGGGCGTCCGGCCTGTTGCGAAAATGACAGTGAACATCTCTGTGGGAACGCCGAGAGCTTTGAGGATGATGCCTGAATAGAAATCGACATTAGGGTAGAGCTTTTTCTCAATGAAGTATTCATCTTCCAGCGCGATCTGCTCAAGGCGTTTTGCAATTTTGAACAGCGGGTCATCCTGAAGCCCGAGTTCATGCAACACTTCATCACAGGTCTGCTTCATGACTTTGGCGCGAGGGTCGAAATTTTTATAAACCCGATGACCAAAGCCCATCAGACGGAAAGGATCGTCCTTGTCCTTGGCTCGTTCAATAAATTCATCAATATTTTCGACATTGCCAATCTCGTTCAACATCACCAGTACGGCTTCATTAGCACCACCGTGAGCTGGGCCCCAGAGGGCAGCAATACCAGCGGCAATGCAGGCAAAGGGGTTGGCGCCACTGGAGCCAGCCAGACGAACGGTGGATGTGGATGCATTCTGCTCATGATCTGCATGAAGCAGGAAAATACGATCCATGGCGCGAGCCAGTACCGGGCTGACTTCGTATTCTTCACAAGGCGTGGCAAACATCATATGCAGGAAGTTGCCGCCGTAGGAGAGATCGTTGCGGGGGTACATGAAAGGCTGACCAGTGGAATACTTGTATGCCATGGCGGCCAGCGTTGGCATTTTGGAAATCAGGCGATAAGCGCAAACTTCCCTGTGGTTTTCATTAGTAATGTCGAGGGAGTCATGATAAAACGCCGACAGGGCTCCCACCACGCCACACATGACAGCCATTGGGTGGGCATCGCGACGAAAGCCTGAAAACAGGTCAATCAGTTGTTCGTGAACCATGGTGTGTTTCATGATGGTTTTCTGGAACTGTTCTTTTTCCACGGCATTCGGCAGTTCGCCGTAGATGAGCAGGTAGCAGGTTTCCAGATAATCCGAATGTTCTGCCAGTTGCTCGATGGGGTAGCCTCGATGTAGCAGTAAGCCGTTGTTCCCGTCAATGTAGGTGATCTTGGATTCACAGGATGCAGTGGATACAAAGCCAGGGTCGTATGTAAAATAGCCATTTGCAGTCAGGCTGCGGACGTCTATGACATCAGGGCCGGTGGAGCCAGAGTAAACAGGCAACTCCAGTTCCTTGCCTTCTATCGATAAGAGAGCTTTCTTTTCAGCCATGATCAGGTAGGCCTCCTGTTTTGCCGTTTTATTGGTGTCTTTATAGTCAATCAAGGCCCATATGTGAGTAATTATTAGACAGAATTTGACCGGGCCCGTTTGTACGGTTCGACCACTATAGAGGGATTAAATCTTTTGTCAAACCTGTAAAACTTTGAAAAAAAATGAACGGTAAAATAATGACCAATAAGCAAAATCCCTTAATATGCAGCCTGATTGTAATTAAAAACCGAAGTGTATATACTTCAGCCACGAGGTCATGGAAGGCTTGTAGCAAGGGAAGGAATAGCCTCCAACAGCTGTCGGAAACTATTAAACGTCAGTGGTTGAGCAGGTTTGAGACCTGCGTTTTTTGGTGACCCTGGTTGCTCTGTTACTGCTGGTCGTCTGCTTTATCCTGCTCCGTGCAGGTCAGGTCGTTATGTTTTTATCAACTGGCGTTGAGCAGAAAAGCGGGCTTTTGATAACAGGTGCAAAAGTCTGTGCTTGGTGTACAGCTGCAGGGTTTGAGAGCTCTTTCTGCTGTGCACGCCGTAAGGCGTTGGGACAATAAAACGTGAATAGCAAAAGACCAGTTAATCTGGATATAACGACAATAAAACTGCCTCTGCCAGCCTATACCTCCATTCTGCATCGACTTTCAGGCATTCTTCTGTTTATTGGGGCCGGTTTGTTGATCTATGCGCTGGATCTTTCTCTGGCGTCGGAAGAGTCCTTTGCAGAACTGAAAGCCCTGATGTCATCCGGGCTGGCAAAATTTATTCTCTGGTTTCTCCTTTCTGGCCTGATCTATCACTTTGTTGCCGGAGTAAAACATTTACTAATGGATATCGGCATTGGTGAAGAGCTGGAATCCGGTCGTGCCGGTTCTGTACTGACCATTGTTGTATCGGCGGCTCTGATTGTTCTGGCGGGGGTCTGGGTATGGTAACCAATATCACTAATTTGTCCCGAAGCGGTCTTTATGACTGGATGCTGCAACGCCTTTCGGCGATTATTCTGGCAGTCTACACCCTGTTTATTGTCGGGTACATTCTAACAAATCCCGGGCTGAGCTACGCCCAGTGGAGCGAACTGTTCACTCAGGTCTGGGTGCGTATCTTTACTTTTCTCGCACTTCTCTCTCTGGTTGCTCATGCCTGGGTCGGCATGTGGACCATCGCTACAGACTATTTAAATAGCCGGGCTTTCGGAGAAAAGTCGGTTCTGATTCGGTTCCCCGTTCAGCTACTCTGCTTTATTGCACTGTTCAGCTATCTGGTTTGGGGTACTCAAGTAATCTGGGGGCACTGATTAATGGCGGCACTTCGTACTCTTGCCTACGATGCAATTGTTATTGGTGGCGGCGGCGCTGGCATGCGCGCTGCATTGCAGTTAACAGAAGCTGGTATAAAAACAGCCTGTATCACCAAGGTTTTTCCTACGCGCTCGCATACTGTCTCGGCTCAGGGGGGGATTACCTGTGCTATTGCCAGTGCGGATCCCGGCGATGACTGGCGCTGGCATATGTTTGATACGGTCAAAGGTTCGGACTATATCGGCGATCAGGATGCCATTGAGTATATGTGTTCTGTCGGGCCCCAGGCCGTATTCGAGCTGGAGCATATGGGGCTGCCCTTCTCCAGAACCGAAGAAGGGCGCATTTATCAACGTCCTTTTGGTGGTCAGTCGAAAGA
Above is a window of Endozoicomonas montiporae CL-33 DNA encoding:
- the sdhC gene encoding succinate dehydrogenase, cytochrome b556 subunit, whose amino-acid sequence is MNSKRPVNLDITTIKLPLPAYTSILHRLSGILLFIGAGLLIYALDLSLASEESFAELKALMSSGLAKFILWFLLSGLIYHFVAGVKHLLMDIGIGEELESGRAGSVLTIVVSAALIVLAGVWVW
- the sdhD gene encoding succinate dehydrogenase, hydrophobic membrane anchor protein, which encodes MVTNITNLSRSGLYDWMLQRLSAIILAVYTLFIVGYILTNPGLSYAQWSELFTQVWVRIFTFLALLSLVAHAWVGMWTIATDYLNSRAFGEKSVLIRFPVQLLCFIALFSYLVWGTQVIWGH
- the gltA gene encoding citrate synthase, translated to MAEKKALLSIEGKELELPVYSGSTGPDVIDVRSLTANGYFTYDPGFVSTASCESKITYIDGNNGLLLHRGYPIEQLAEHSDYLETCYLLIYGELPNAVEKEQFQKTIMKHTMVHEQLIDLFSGFRRDAHPMAVMCGVVGALSAFYHDSLDITNENHREVCAYRLISKMPTLAAMAYKYSTGQPFMYPRNDLSYGGNFLHMMFATPCEEYEVSPVLARAMDRIFLLHADHEQNASTSTVRLAGSSGANPFACIAAGIAALWGPAHGGANEAVLVMLNEIGNVENIDEFIERAKDKDDPFRLMGFGHRVYKNFDPRAKVMKQTCDEVLHELGLQDDPLFKIAKRLEQIALEDEYFIEKKLYPNVDFYSGIILKALGVPTEMFTVIFATGRTPGWIAHWHEMISGDYRIGRPRQLYTGATSRDFVPLERR
- a CDS encoding TerC family protein, with protein sequence MDSVFSLPTLEMLLTPEPWIALATLALLEIILGIDNIIFITIVVDRLPKKQQARARYIGLLLAMMTRIALLLSIAWIMGLTASWFTVFGHDVSGRDIILFGGGLFLLAKSTHEIHNCFEPEEEATPSLLKRGFFFTLIQIALLDIVFSLDSVITAVGLADDVWVMVAAIMIAVGVMMFAAGPIGRFVSNNPTFKMLALSFLILIGVSLMAEGMDFHIPKGYIYFAMAFSLMVEMLNRRMNQKRSQ